A single region of the Prevotella sp. HUN102 genome encodes:
- a CDS encoding exonuclease subunit SbcD has product MKILHTSDWHLGHTLYNFDRTEEQIVMLLQMVNIVKQEKPDVFLLCGDVYHTPQPSAAVQTMFTNALVEIHKANPEMAIIITAGNHDSGTKHDIFRTPWKALKVYTIGSIDANQKEDMIIEVPEKGYVIAIPYVNERNMPKGLFQDLLDIVEARNVDNLPVVMTAHTTVRGCDFVGHKNASEYAVGGIDSYNLDDMGTGYDYLALGHIHHGQFIHSGKHNVRYCGTPIPISFDENYKHSVSIVEITEHREKPIVQEIEINPHRPLVTLPIEGVATWEDAKELLANYPNDIEAYIRLNVEVDDFLPVEANAEALMICEDKKCRFCVINSQRLKKNHREAKVMSVQEFKTEEPIEIAERYAEDLGIEFDNDMKELFNETLSALKDEERM; this is encoded by the coding sequence ATGAAGATACTCCATACAAGTGACTGGCATCTGGGTCATACGCTTTATAACTTCGATAGAACTGAAGAACAAATCGTAATGCTACTTCAAATGGTTAATATCGTCAAGCAAGAAAAGCCTGATGTATTCTTGCTCTGTGGTGATGTGTACCACACTCCTCAGCCGTCAGCTGCCGTACAAACGATGTTTACAAATGCTTTAGTAGAGATACACAAGGCCAACCCAGAGATGGCCATTATTATAACAGCAGGTAATCATGATAGCGGCACTAAGCACGACATTTTCCGTACTCCTTGGAAGGCTCTAAAGGTTTACACCATTGGTAGCATAGATGCCAACCAAAAGGAAGATATGATTATTGAGGTACCTGAAAAAGGCTATGTAATAGCCATTCCATATGTCAACGAAAGAAATATGCCTAAAGGACTATTCCAGGATTTGCTTGATATTGTTGAAGCAAGAAATGTCGACAATCTACCTGTCGTCATGACTGCCCACACAACAGTCAGAGGTTGTGACTTTGTAGGACATAAAAACGCATCAGAATATGCAGTAGGAGGCATTGATTCATATAATCTAGATGACATGGGTACTGGATATGATTATCTGGCACTCGGCCACATACACCATGGACAATTTATACATTCGGGCAAACATAATGTCAGATATTGCGGTACACCAATCCCTATTTCCTTCGATGAAAACTACAAGCACTCTGTTTCTATCGTAGAGATTACCGAACATAGAGAGAAGCCCATAGTCCAAGAGATTGAGATTAACCCACATCGTCCTTTGGTTACTCTTCCAATAGAAGGAGTGGCGACTTGGGAAGATGCAAAAGAACTGCTGGCAAACTATCCAAATGATATTGAAGCCTACATCAGACTTAATGTAGAGGTTGATGATTTCCTACCAGTAGAGGCAAATGCAGAAGCACTTATGATATGTGAAGACAAGAAATGCAGATTCTGCGTCATCAATTCACAACGACTGAAAAAGAACCATAGAGAGGCAAAGGTAATGTCCGTACAAGAGTTTAAAACGGAAGAACCTATCGAAATAGCCGAACGGTATGCCGAAGATCTGGGCATAGAGTTCGATAACGACATGAAGGAACTCTTCAATGAGACGCTCTCAGCACTCAAAGATGAGGAAAGAATGTAG
- the mnmE gene encoding tRNA uridine-5-carboxymethylaminomethyl(34) synthesis GTPase MnmE translates to MSSSSLISADTICALATQPGGAIGIVRISGNNAISIADAVFSKTLANSPANTIHYGEILDNEGKTIDEVIVSLWRAPHSYTGEDAVEISCHGSAYILEQVLHRLTEVGCRQANPGEFTQRAYFNGKMDLSQAEAVADLISSTNKASYKIALSQLKGHFSNELATLREQLLKMTSLLELELDFSDHEELEFADRTELKTLAETIDRKVLSLAHSFKTGQALKKGIPVAIVGKTNVGKSTLLNQLLCDNRAIVSDIHGTTRDVIEDTMNIKGVDFLFIDTAGLRQTNDRIEQIGIERAYEKMGQAQIVLWVIDTDCTEDEKSEMQNRCKDKKLIIVRNKTDLHGNQTLTTPAIPSNKKNVSFETENIASVRINIDSTPHSSSKEYSNAELPTSNIPVIESFEKDLKVVEVSISAKLGYGITVLEQLIYDAADIPELTENSVIVTNARHYDALAKAHNGLSCVVDALNMELSGDLVAEDLKIVIDELGKITGTQINSKETLHNIFKHFCIGK, encoded by the coding sequence ATGTCCTCATCTTCACTCATATCTGCTGATACAATATGCGCACTTGCCACTCAACCGGGTGGCGCAATAGGCATCGTAAGAATTTCAGGAAACAATGCAATATCCATAGCCGATGCTGTCTTCTCCAAAACTCTTGCTAATAGTCCAGCCAATACTATTCACTATGGGGAGATTCTCGACAATGAGGGGAAAACCATAGACGAGGTTATCGTTTCTCTTTGGCGTGCTCCACATTCATATACCGGGGAGGATGCCGTTGAAATATCCTGCCACGGCTCTGCCTACATTCTCGAACAGGTTCTTCATCGACTTACTGAAGTCGGATGCCGTCAAGCTAACCCCGGAGAATTTACACAAAGGGCTTACTTTAACGGAAAGATGGATTTATCACAAGCAGAGGCTGTTGCCGACCTTATTTCTTCCACTAACAAGGCTTCCTATAAGATAGCACTTTCACAATTAAAAGGACATTTTTCAAATGAACTTGCAACTCTTCGCGAGCAACTTCTGAAAATGACTTCCCTTTTGGAATTGGAACTTGATTTTTCTGACCACGAAGAACTTGAATTCGCAGATAGAACTGAACTGAAAACTCTTGCAGAGACCATAGACAGAAAGGTGCTTTCCCTTGCGCATTCTTTCAAAACCGGACAAGCTCTGAAAAAAGGTATTCCTGTTGCCATCGTCGGGAAAACAAATGTAGGTAAATCTACCCTTCTCAATCAACTTCTGTGCGACAACCGTGCTATTGTCAGCGATATCCACGGAACAACACGTGATGTGATTGAAGATACAATGAATATAAAAGGGGTTGATTTTCTCTTCATAGATACTGCCGGGCTTCGCCAAACCAATGACCGTATTGAGCAAATCGGTATCGAACGTGCATACGAAAAGATGGGGCAGGCACAAATCGTCCTCTGGGTAATTGACACAGACTGCACAGAAGATGAAAAATCAGAAATGCAAAATCGATGCAAAGATAAAAAACTCATCATAGTGAGAAACAAAACAGATTTACACGGCAACCAAACTCTCACGACACCTGCAATTCCTTCTAATAAAAAAAATGTGTCTTTTGAAACGGAAAATATTGCTTCTGTTAGAATCAACATAGATTCTACGCCTCATAGTAGCTCAAAAGAATATTCAAACGCCGAATTGCCCACAAGCAATATTCCTGTCATTGAATCATTCGAGAAAGATTTAAAAGTCGTTGAAGTTTCTATTTCAGCTAAGTTGGGCTATGGCATTACTGTACTCGAACAGCTCATCTATGATGCTGCCGATATTCCTGAACTTACCGAAAATTCCGTAATCGTAACGAATGCACGCCATTATGATGCGCTTGCCAAGGCTCACAATGGTCTTTCTTGTGTCGTTGATGCCCTTAATATGGAATTAAGTGGCGACCTCGTAGCTGAAGATTTAAAAATAGTCATTGACGAATTAGGTAAAATAACTGGTACACAGATTAATAGCAAAGAAACTCTTCATAATATCTTTAAGCATTTTTGCATCGGGAAATAG
- a CDS encoding nucleoside phosphorylase yields MAQNFFAPSELIINDDGSVFHLHLKPKDLADKIILVGDPGRVALVASHFDNVECEVSNREFRTITGTYRKKRITIQSTGIGCDNVDIVLNEMDALANIDFETRKEKEELRQLTFVRIGTCGGLQENTPIGTYVASQKSIGFDGLLNFYAGRNEACDLDFEQQFKSHVNWNPQLGNPYVVDADNELLEKIAEDDMVRGATIACGGFFGPQGRRLRVPLADPQLNEKIESFSYKGLKITNFEMESSAVSGLSKLMGHKALTCCMVIANRLEKEMNPSYKNTIDGLITKVLERI; encoded by the coding sequence ATGGCACAAAACTTTTTTGCACCATCCGAACTGATAATCAATGATGACGGTAGTGTATTCCATCTTCATCTGAAACCTAAGGATTTGGCCGACAAGATTATCCTTGTAGGCGATCCGGGTCGTGTGGCATTAGTGGCTTCACACTTTGACAACGTTGAATGCGAAGTTAGCAACAGAGAGTTCAGGACTATTACCGGAACTTATCGCAAAAAGCGCATCACAATTCAGAGCACAGGTATCGGATGTGATAATGTTGATATAGTATTGAATGAAATGGATGCTTTGGCAAACATTGATTTCGAGACAAGAAAAGAAAAGGAAGAACTGCGACAGCTTACCTTTGTGCGTATTGGTACTTGTGGTGGTCTGCAAGAAAATACGCCTATCGGAACATACGTTGCTTCGCAGAAGAGCATCGGTTTTGACGGCCTTCTCAACTTCTACGCAGGACGCAATGAGGCTTGCGACTTGGATTTTGAACAGCAGTTCAAGTCTCACGTAAATTGGAATCCACAGCTTGGAAATCCATACGTGGTAGATGCAGACAACGAACTGTTGGAAAAGATTGCAGAAGACGATATGGTGCGTGGTGCAACCATCGCCTGTGGTGGTTTCTTTGGCCCACAGGGACGCAGACTCAGAGTTCCTTTGGCTGACCCACAACTTAACGAAAAGATTGAATCGTTCTCATATAAAGGATTGAAAATTACCAACTTCGAGATGGAATCCTCAGCAGTATCCGGTCTTTCAAAACTTATGGGGCATAAAGCTCTTACCTGCTGTATGGTAATTGCCAACCGTCTGGAAAAGGAAATGAACCCAAGCTATAAGAACACTATTGATGGTCTTATAACCAAGGTGTTGGAAAGAATCTAA
- the gltA gene encoding NADPH-dependent glutamate synthase, protein MNKIIGINRISNDICFIELEAPIVARNTRPGNFVIIRINEKSERVPLPIYDVDHAKGCVTLISTSTNKDFSSIIAMKEGDTIADALGPLGTPVSLEKNCNILCIGDESGIAALMPTIKALKEADNKVLTCIYAHSEKSLILAEEAKQVSNETLIITEDGSLGIKASIEDSIEYFSKKEKIDKIYIIASPKLMQACCEEAKNKNIPTTISLYSTMLDGTGICGACRLTINGKMKFSCIDGPSFDGSLVDWEEVIRRTDRTKLVKDTHPIKEDVTDSSLISVETSEHEFNSETLEELTNRDSEWRKELRAAIKPKERMALERTPMPTLDPDYRITTRINEVTTGFTKEMAMMEAKRCLDCAKPTCVIGCPAGNNIPSFIKNIERGEFLAAAEVLRSTTSLPAVCGRVCPQEEQCEGSCIHLKMNRPAVAIGSLERFVADYERENNLYKNPEKAPSNGIKVAAIGSGPAGLSFAADMAKNGFEVHIFEALHELGGVLKYGIPEFRLPSRVVEFEIDKLRALDVKFHTDCIVGKTITIDELRKEGFKAFFIGTGAGTPNFMNIPGENLLNIYSANEYLMRVNLMDADRPDTETPIKLGRRVVVVGGGNTAMDSCATARRLGAEVTLVYRRSEEEMPACFEERKLIKEEGVKFMTLHNPKEYLSDQDGRVRAVVLDIMELGEPDESGRRSPKTTGKTITIECDQVIVAVGVSPNPLLPKSIEGLELGKKNWIIVDEEQRSSKSDIYAGGDIARGGATVILAMGDGRRAAANMTQDLLQN, encoded by the coding sequence ATGAACAAGATTATAGGCATAAACCGAATTTCTAATGACATTTGCTTCATAGAATTAGAAGCACCGATAGTTGCAAGAAACACAAGACCCGGCAACTTTGTTATTATCCGTATCAACGAAAAAAGTGAACGCGTTCCCTTGCCAATCTACGACGTAGATCACGCAAAAGGCTGCGTAACACTGATTTCAACAAGTACGAACAAGGACTTTTCTTCCATCATTGCTATGAAGGAAGGAGATACCATTGCAGATGCACTCGGTCCTTTAGGTACTCCGGTCTCTTTAGAGAAGAACTGCAATATACTATGTATCGGTGATGAATCGGGTATAGCTGCTTTGATGCCTACCATAAAGGCATTGAAAGAAGCTGACAACAAGGTGCTTACCTGTATCTATGCACATTCAGAAAAGTCTTTAATTCTCGCCGAAGAAGCGAAACAGGTAAGCAATGAGACATTAATCATAACCGAGGATGGCAGTCTTGGCATAAAAGCAAGTATAGAAGATTCTATTGAATACTTCAGCAAGAAAGAAAAAATAGATAAAATCTACATCATTGCATCGCCGAAGCTTATGCAGGCGTGCTGTGAAGAGGCCAAGAACAAGAATATTCCTACCACAATCTCATTGTATTCCACGATGCTTGACGGTACTGGCATTTGCGGAGCTTGCAGACTTACCATCAACGGGAAAATGAAATTCTCCTGCATTGACGGTCCGAGTTTCGACGGAAGTCTTGTTGATTGGGAAGAAGTGATAAGAAGAACGGACAGAACCAAACTGGTAAAAGACACTCATCCGATAAAAGAAGATGTTACAGATTCTTCACTTATCAGCGTTGAAACTTCCGAACACGAATTTAATTCAGAAACGCTTGAAGAACTTACCAACAGGGATTCTGAATGGCGTAAAGAACTCCGTGCCGCCATAAAACCAAAGGAACGAATGGCTTTGGAACGCACACCGATGCCTACTCTGGATCCGGATTACCGTATCACGACAAGAATCAACGAGGTTACAACCGGATTTACCAAAGAAATGGCTATGATGGAAGCTAAAAGATGTCTCGACTGTGCTAAGCCTACTTGCGTAATAGGCTGTCCAGCAGGCAATAATATCCCTTCATTCATCAAAAACATTGAACGTGGAGAGTTTCTTGCAGCTGCTGAGGTCTTGAGGTCTACCACCTCTCTCCCGGCAGTATGTGGACGTGTGTGCCCACAGGAAGAACAATGCGAAGGAAGTTGCATCCATCTCAAGATGAATCGTCCGGCTGTTGCCATCGGAAGTCTGGAAAGATTCGTTGCTGACTACGAGCGCGAGAATAATCTCTATAAGAATCCTGAGAAAGCTCCTTCAAATGGAATAAAGGTAGCGGCAATCGGTTCAGGTCCTGCCGGACTCAGCTTTGCTGCTGATATGGCTAAGAATGGATTTGAAGTCCATATCTTTGAAGCATTGCACGAATTGGGTGGTGTGCTGAAATATGGTATTCCTGAATTCAGACTTCCGAGCCGTGTTGTGGAGTTTGAGATTGACAAGCTCAGGGCTTTGGACGTTAAATTCCACACGGATTGCATAGTTGGAAAAACCATCACGATAGATGAACTCCGAAAAGAAGGTTTCAAGGCTTTCTTCATTGGAACAGGAGCCGGCACACCTAACTTTATGAATATTCCCGGAGAGAATTTGCTCAACATTTATTCGGCGAATGAATATCTGATGCGTGTGAACCTAATGGATGCAGACCGTCCTGACACGGAAACACCTATCAAACTTGGTAGACGAGTGGTAGTTGTGGGAGGTGGAAACACAGCAATGGACTCTTGCGCCACGGCTCGAAGATTAGGTGCTGAGGTTACCTTGGTCTATCGTCGTTCGGAAGAGGAAATGCCCGCTTGCTTTGAAGAGCGAAAGCTCATCAAGGAAGAAGGGGTAAAGTTTATGACTCTTCACAATCCGAAAGAATATCTTTCCGATCAGGATGGACGCGTAAGAGCCGTTGTACTTGATATTATGGAGCTTGGCGAGCCTGATGAAAGTGGTCGTAGAAGTCCGAAAACGACAGGAAAAACCATTACTATTGAGTGCGATCAGGTAATAGTTGCAGTAGGTGTATCGCCCAATCCTCTCCTGCCTAAGTCTATCGAAGGTCTTGAACTGGGAAAGAAAAACTGGATTATTGTAGACGAAGAACAGCGAAGCTCAAAATCTGACATCTATGCAGGTGGCGACATTGCCAGAGGTGGTGCAACCGTAATCCTCGCTATGGGCGATGGACGAAGGGCAGCAGCGAATATGACTCAGGATTTACTGCAAAATTAA
- the serS gene encoding serine--tRNA ligase, whose amino-acid sequence MLTLKLISEETERVIKGLEKKHFAGAREAIEKVLDFDKTRRECQQKLDNNKQQQNQLSKQIGSLMKEGKKDEANEIKNQVAELKIADKTFQEEMDKAQQDMTEILLTIPNIANENVPEGKDASQNVVIREGGEKPALEGEALCHWDFCKKYNLVDFDLGVKITGAGFPIYIGKMARFQRALEAFFLEEARKSGYLEVQPPLLVNQASGLGTGQLPDKEGQMYHAQLDDLYLIPTAEVPVTNIFRDEILDEKALPIKRCAYSSCFRREAGSYGKDVRGLNRLHQFDKVEIVRIDTPQHSYDSLKEMLEHVEGLLKKLELPYHILLLCGGDMSFTSSICYDFEVWSAAQERWLEVSSVSNFESYQANRLHCRFRHSDDKKIELCHTLNGSALALPRIVAAIIENNQTPEGIRVPKALVPYCGFEMLDDKNF is encoded by the coding sequence ATGCTTACATTAAAGCTCATCAGTGAAGAAACTGAACGTGTAATTAAAGGACTCGAGAAGAAGCATTTTGCCGGTGCTCGCGAGGCTATCGAAAAAGTATTGGATTTTGATAAGACTCGACGTGAATGCCAACAGAAGCTCGACAATAACAAACAGCAACAGAATCAACTTTCAAAGCAGATTGGAAGCTTGATGAAAGAGGGCAAGAAGGATGAAGCAAACGAAATCAAGAATCAGGTTGCTGAATTGAAGATTGCCGACAAGACTTTCCAAGAAGAAATGGACAAGGCACAGCAGGATATGACCGAAATTCTGCTCACGATTCCTAATATAGCAAACGAAAACGTACCCGAAGGAAAAGATGCCAGTCAGAATGTTGTGATACGCGAAGGTGGAGAAAAGCCTGCCTTGGAAGGCGAAGCACTCTGTCATTGGGATTTTTGCAAGAAATACAACCTCGTTGATTTCGATTTAGGCGTAAAGATTACCGGTGCCGGATTCCCTATCTATATTGGCAAGATGGCACGTTTCCAGCGTGCTTTGGAGGCTTTTTTCCTCGAAGAAGCACGTAAGAGCGGCTACCTTGAGGTTCAGCCTCCATTGCTTGTTAATCAAGCATCAGGATTAGGCACAGGTCAGCTTCCCGACAAAGAAGGACAGATGTATCACGCCCAACTCGATGATTTATACCTCATCCCTACGGCAGAAGTCCCGGTTACAAACATCTTCCGTGATGAAATTCTCGACGAAAAAGCTCTTCCAATCAAGCGTTGCGCCTATTCATCTTGTTTCCGTCGCGAAGCGGGAAGCTATGGAAAGGACGTTCGCGGACTCAATCGTCTGCATCAGTTCGATAAGGTGGAAATCGTCCGTATCGATACTCCTCAGCACTCCTATGATTCCCTCAAAGAAATGTTAGAGCACGTAGAAGGACTTCTCAAGAAACTTGAACTCCCCTACCACATTCTCCTGCTCTGTGGTGGCGATATGAGTTTCACTTCATCTATCTGCTACGACTTCGAGGTATGGAGTGCAGCACAGGAAAGATGGTTGGAAGTAAGTTCGGTATCCAATTTTGAAAGCTATCAGGCAAATCGTCTGCATTGTCGTTTCCGTCATTCAGACGACAAGAAGATTGAACTCTGCCATACATTGAACGGTTCTGCGCTGGCATTGCCACGTATAGTAGCAGCAATCATTGAGAACAATCAGACCCCGGAAGGCATCAGAGTCCCAAAGGCACTCGTACCATACTGCGGTTTTGAAATGCTCGACGATAAGAATTTCTAA
- the rpmA gene encoding 50S ribosomal protein L27, producing the protein MAHKKGVGSSKNGRESHSKRLGVKIGGGQKIIAGNIIVRQRGNQHYPGENVAQGKDDTLYALADGIVSFHRGKYNKSTVSVLSEEAYAAKHVTPEA; encoded by the coding sequence ATGGCTCATAAAAAAGGTGTCGGTAGTTCTAAGAACGGTCGCGAATCACATTCAAAGCGTTTAGGTGTTAAAATCGGTGGTGGTCAGAAGATTATTGCAGGCAACATTATCGTTCGCCAGCGTGGTAATCAGCACTATCCTGGTGAGAATGTAGCTCAAGGTAAGGATGATACACTCTATGCACTTGCAGACGGTATCGTATCTTTCCACAGAGGTAAGTACAACAAGAGCACAGTCTCTGTACTTTCTGAGGAGGCTTACGCAGCTAAGCACGTAACACCAGAAGCTTAA
- the rplU gene encoding 50S ribosomal protein L21, translated as MYAIVEINGQQFKAEEGKKLFVNHIKDAEEGKTVEFDKVLLVDNDGTVTVGAPTVSGAKVVAEVVNPLVKGEKIIVFKMKRRKDYRKKNGHRAQYTQVEIKTINA; from the coding sequence ATGTACGCAATTGTAGAAATTAACGGTCAGCAGTTCAAGGCTGAGGAAGGAAAGAAGCTTTTCGTAAACCACATCAAGGATGCGGAAGAAGGCAAGACTGTTGAGTTTGACAAGGTTCTCCTCGTAGACAACGATGGAACAGTCACAGTTGGCGCACCTACTGTCAGTGGTGCGAAAGTAGTAGCTGAGGTGGTTAATCCACTCGTGAAGGGCGAAAAGATCATCGTCTTCAAGATGAAGCGTCGTAAGGACTATCGCAAGAAGAATGGTCATCGCGCACAGTACACTCAGGTTGAGATTAAAACAATTAACGCTTAA
- the rho gene encoding transcription termination factor Rho, whose product MLSKEELLGKDIAELEIIAKDIQAEYKKGDDKDSIIYAILDRQAVDAGATHPLETTKRKRTRITRKDTDKVYTVHGKDGENFDVQNNKPAGNSPQPALFKDMPAEPVAEEKKEEETPAPKKRGRKPKVKVEESAVMEEQIMETPMEDSPQDVIDTIQPQEETIEENISQEQISDDFIPEAQFASGISMEEGNNEDLLSQLQAKVNAHNNEHSEENLQAIADGVWAGDPGDGTDFITVVDIPIEDQGAVPNFDMFDRPIASSYQAPAAPAQNYQQASAPQSTAPLFDFTDIVKANGVLEVMPDGYGFLRSSDYNYLSSPDDVYVSANQVKHYGLKTGDVVECHVRPPHEGEKYFPLTSIDKINGREPSQVRDRVSFEHLTPLFPEEKFSLCGDSKTTNLSTRIVDLFSPIGKGQRALIVAQPKTGKTILMKDIANAIAANHPEAYLMMLLIDERPEEVTDMARTVNAEVIASTFDEPAERHVKIAGIVLEKAKRMVECGHDVVIFLDSITRLARAYNTVAPASGKVLTGGVDANALQKPKRFFGAARNIEGGGSLTIIATALIDTGSKMDEVIFEEFKGTGNMELQLDRSLSNKRIFPSVNLVASSTRRDDLLQDKTTMDRMWILRKYIADMNPIEAMNSIHDRMTRTQDNDEFLLSMNG is encoded by the coding sequence ATGTTAAGTAAAGAAGAACTGTTAGGCAAAGATATTGCCGAATTGGAAATTATCGCAAAAGACATTCAAGCTGAATACAAGAAAGGCGATGATAAGGACTCTATAATATATGCAATCTTGGACAGACAGGCAGTAGATGCCGGAGCAACACACCCGCTTGAAACCACAAAACGCAAGCGTACACGTATCACGAGAAAGGATACCGATAAGGTTTATACCGTACACGGCAAAGATGGTGAGAACTTTGATGTACAGAACAATAAACCTGCCGGAAATAGTCCACAGCCTGCACTTTTCAAGGATATGCCGGCGGAACCTGTTGCAGAAGAAAAGAAGGAAGAAGAAACTCCTGCCCCCAAGAAACGTGGACGCAAGCCAAAAGTTAAAGTAGAAGAGTCCGCCGTTATGGAAGAGCAGATTATGGAAACTCCTATGGAAGACTCGCCACAGGACGTTATCGACACGATACAACCACAAGAAGAAACTATTGAAGAGAATATCTCTCAAGAACAAATAAGCGACGATTTCATCCCAGAGGCTCAGTTTGCTTCTGGAATTTCAATGGAAGAAGGCAACAATGAGGATTTGCTGTCTCAACTTCAAGCTAAAGTCAATGCTCACAATAATGAACATTCAGAAGAAAATCTCCAAGCAATAGCCGATGGTGTATGGGCTGGCGACCCAGGAGACGGAACAGACTTTATCACAGTTGTTGATATTCCTATCGAAGATCAGGGTGCCGTGCCAAACTTTGACATGTTCGACCGTCCTATTGCATCTTCCTACCAAGCTCCTGCTGCCCCTGCACAAAACTATCAGCAGGCATCTGCGCCACAATCAACTGCACCTTTATTTGATTTCACAGATATTGTAAAGGCAAACGGCGTATTGGAAGTGATGCCCGATGGATATGGATTCCTCCGTTCAAGCGATTACAACTACCTTTCTTCTCCAGACGATGTTTATGTATCTGCAAATCAGGTAAAACATTATGGCTTGAAGACTGGCGATGTTGTGGAATGCCACGTTCGTCCTCCACACGAGGGCGAAAAGTATTTCCCACTTACAAGCATCGACAAGATAAATGGTCGTGAACCCTCACAGGTGCGCGACAGAGTTTCCTTTGAACACCTCACACCACTTTTCCCTGAAGAAAAATTCTCGTTGTGTGGAGATTCTAAAACAACCAATCTTTCTACGCGTATCGTAGACCTTTTCTCTCCTATCGGTAAGGGTCAGCGTGCGTTGATTGTTGCCCAGCCAAAGACCGGTAAAACCATATTGATGAAAGACATTGCAAACGCAATTGCTGCAAATCATCCTGAAGCCTACCTGATGATGCTCCTTATTGACGAGCGTCCAGAAGAAGTAACGGATATGGCTCGCACGGTAAATGCCGAAGTGATTGCATCAACATTTGACGAACCGGCCGAACGCCACGTAAAAATTGCAGGTATCGTATTGGAGAAGGCAAAACGAATGGTGGAATGTGGACACGATGTAGTTATCTTCCTCGATTCTATCACACGCCTTGCACGTGCATACAATACGGTAGCTCCTGCTTCCGGCAAGGTGCTTACCGGTGGTGTGGATGCAAATGCATTGCAGAAACCTAAGCGTTTCTTCGGTGCTGCCCGTAATATTGAAGGCGGAGGTTCGCTTACCATCATTGCTACGGCATTGATTGACACAGGTTCAAAGATGGATGAGGTTATCTTTGAAGAATTCAAGGGTACCGGTAATATGGAACTCCAATTAGATCGTTCTCTCAGCAACAAGCGAATATTCCCATCTGTCAATCTTGTTGCTTCAAGTACACGTCGCGACGACCTCTTGCAGGATAAGACAACAATGGATCGTATGTGGATTTTGCGCAAGTACATTGCCGATATGAATCCTATTGAAGCAATGAATTCTATTCACGACAGAATGACACGTACCCAAGACAATGATGAATTTCTCTTGTCTATGAACGGATAA